A single window of Anaerocolumna chitinilytica DNA harbors:
- a CDS encoding sensor histidine kinase has product MLNALKRKFILLYTISTGFILTSVLVIVMFNSNNQLLQEKENSFLSSFSAISRTLQLNKEISHLWLSQMETENLLLIHIEDNGTPLLYQGVTNTPTKRELLLQRLKEAALLDNINTLVRPVSLQELQSRTYQIEGLHKDRYLGAVFIVPSGNGFRSLLLLQYLNSNPRSRYAQLLFAISIDLLGITGLFFVSRWIVEKSLLPVEESRQQQTEFIAAASHELKSPLAVIRANASAVKLEPASSSRYLEGIDRECSRMALLIEDMLLLASADTNRWQAKMEYIDMDTLLIELYDTYYPYCKEKSKELKLMLPANILPRVKGDSVRIKQLLAILIDNAAAYTVADDTIFLKAGCYKKQLVIEVEDHGPGIADERKKDVFRRFYREDKGRKDKNHYGLGLSIAKELAELHKGTIGLRDTLGGGATFYFSIPIDNS; this is encoded by the coding sequence ATGCTTAATGCCTTAAAGAGAAAGTTCATTCTACTATATACAATCTCAACCGGATTTATTCTGACCTCTGTACTGGTAATTGTAATGTTTAATTCCAATAACCAACTGCTCCAGGAGAAAGAGAACAGCTTTCTTTCCAGTTTTTCCGCAATTTCCAGAACTCTGCAGCTTAATAAGGAAATCAGCCATTTGTGGCTGTCCCAGATGGAAACGGAAAATCTGCTGCTGATACATATTGAAGATAACGGGACTCCCTTGTTATATCAGGGTGTAACAAACACTCCTACCAAACGTGAGCTTCTGTTACAGAGATTAAAAGAAGCTGCCCTTTTAGATAATATCAATACACTTGTGCGTCCTGTCTCCTTACAGGAACTGCAAAGCAGGACTTATCAGATAGAAGGACTTCATAAAGACCGTTATCTTGGAGCGGTATTTATTGTTCCTTCCGGAAACGGCTTTCGAAGCCTGCTCCTTTTACAATATTTAAACAGTAATCCCAGAAGCCGTTATGCACAGTTGCTTTTTGCAATTTCAATTGACCTTCTTGGTATTACCGGACTTTTCTTTGTAAGCCGGTGGATTGTGGAAAAATCACTATTACCAGTGGAAGAAAGCAGGCAGCAGCAGACAGAATTCATTGCTGCCGCTTCCCACGAACTAAAGTCTCCTTTAGCCGTTATCCGTGCCAATGCGTCGGCCGTTAAACTCGAACCAGCCTCTTCCTCCCGCTACCTTGAGGGAATTGACAGGGAGTGCAGCCGTATGGCACTGCTTATCGAGGATATGCTTCTTCTCGCTTCCGCAGATACCAACCGGTGGCAGGCCAAAATGGAATATATCGATATGGATACCTTATTAATTGAACTCTATGATACCTATTATCCTTACTGCAAAGAAAAGAGTAAAGAGCTAAAACTAATGCTGCCTGCGAATATACTGCCCAGGGTAAAAGGCGACAGTGTACGCATCAAGCAGCTTCTAGCAATATTAATCGACAATGCAGCCGCCTATACTGTCGCTGATGATACCATATTTCTTAAGGCAGGCTGTTATAAGAAGCAGCTGGTAATTGAAGTCGAGGATCACGGTCCCGGTATTGCGGATGAAAGAAAAAAAGATGTTTTCAGAAGATTCTACCGGGAGGATAAAGGAAGAAAAGATAAAAATCATTATGGTCTTGGCCTTAGTATAGCAAAAGAATTGGCAGAGCTTCATAAAGGTACTATTGGCCTTCGGGATACCTTAGGCGGCGGTGCTACCTTTTATTTTAGTATTCCTATTGATAATTCCTGA
- a CDS encoding response regulator transcription factor: MRVLLIEDDTALCEAITLHLKKEGYQTDICGNGEDAVYYIEKHTQDVIVLDRMLPGKDGLSILNDIRDQGITTPVIMVTAMNGINDRIDGLDGGADDYLVKPFAMDEFLARIRALLRRPRNMKNTPLLSYKDISLDTSIYMVSKGEKQISLSKREGAFLEYLMLNQENIVTREQILNRVWGLNTFVEDGNIDNYISFLRRRLKALDTHVCIKTVHGIGYRLEYSSHA; encoded by the coding sequence ATGAGAGTTTTATTGATTGAAGATGATACCGCTCTTTGCGAAGCAATCACCCTGCACCTGAAAAAAGAAGGTTATCAGACGGATATCTGTGGTAATGGGGAAGATGCCGTCTATTATATTGAAAAACACACACAGGATGTTATAGTTCTTGACCGGATGCTGCCCGGAAAAGATGGTTTATCCATCTTGAATGATATCAGAGACCAGGGAATTACTACCCCGGTTATTATGGTCACCGCAATGAATGGAATCAATGACCGTATAGACGGCTTGGACGGTGGTGCTGATGATTATCTGGTAAAACCCTTTGCTATGGACGAGTTTCTGGCTAGAATAAGAGCTTTGCTTCGAAGACCCCGAAACATGAAGAACACACCTCTTTTATCCTATAAGGATATTTCTCTTGATACCAGCATTTATATGGTGTCAAAAGGTGAAAAGCAAATCTCTTTATCTAAACGAGAAGGCGCATTCCTGGAATACCTTATGCTGAATCAAGAAAACATTGTAACCAGAGAACAAATTCTTAACCGCGTATGGGGTCTTAATACTTTTGTAGAAGATGGAAACATTGATAACTACATCAGCTTCCTGCGAAGACGGTTAAAAGCTCTTGATACCCATGTCTGCATTAAGACCGTACATGGCATCGGTTATAGATTGGAGTATTCCAGCCATGCTTAA
- a CDS encoding ABC transporter substrate-binding protein, giving the protein MKKRTAAYFLILTLIITSLLGCSQKDNIRTDNEIATDKDTSVQEKGRYLEKKIDLPELKQSERILDIIRNKEKKFEVYTYDSTKFLYSCYTLGDDLTWSHSEPGWLNKNGSDKATITCMCLGQDGNYYAAFSDYDAGGKSFLIKSEENGSRSKKVDLPYLIKPSKKIKKVTYYPSIDKLQVLVDGNLVIHDMWQNNKLQVFSPDGKELDNISADTLKNFTVKDNTIIAIEASGSGIFLYDTQTKNKTKTYDYTYNDNGAAYVLLEDGTLLVGDSGGIQRMIKDGTMWEKTVDGALTSMSMPSIYIQGLYVGDESPEDYYGVFSDSGSSYKLLHFSYDKNVPAVPSNQLTVYSLTENKTLRQAISLYQGENPDTQINYVAAMGDEGGNKSDYIKALNTELLAGNGADIILLDGLPADSYIEKGVLADISDVIKPLSESGEILPNIVKGYEVDGKIYQMPLRFSVPVIYGKKDAITHLSHMKDISEYIKASSGVPYTGPLTYRQLTRNYLALYREEFLTANQLSEDNFTSFLKNLKEIAENTGSVETLKDSDENQLFWDSSNTFFGVKKGTIQTGMTNIMDITGSMMLFALLKDTSLDYGSLNSAYMPSGIAGLNKSGKHQEAAKAFLKFLYSKEVQDADLYEGFPVNKASLDKWSEEENKDITAAMGDKEGNQIAANWPDKTDRLRLYKTLQSLNKPLNIDEELDNMLTEQIIPYLKGDIDLSQAVSAVKTKVTTYLSE; this is encoded by the coding sequence ATGAAAAAAAGAACAGCGGCTTATTTTCTCATACTGACTCTCATTATAACGAGTCTTTTAGGATGCAGTCAGAAAGATAATATCCGTACAGACAATGAGATAGCAACAGATAAGGATACTTCTGTTCAGGAAAAAGGTAGATATCTTGAAAAAAAGATAGATTTACCGGAACTTAAGCAATCAGAAAGAATCCTGGATATTATACGAAATAAGGAGAAAAAATTTGAAGTTTACACCTATGACAGTACCAAATTCCTCTATAGCTGCTACACTCTGGGAGATGACTTAACCTGGAGTCATAGCGAGCCCGGATGGTTAAATAAAAACGGGTCAGATAAGGCAACCATCACCTGTATGTGCCTGGGTCAGGATGGCAATTACTATGCCGCTTTTTCTGATTACGATGCAGGCGGTAAAAGTTTTCTGATTAAGTCAGAGGAAAATGGCAGCCGCTCTAAAAAGGTTGACCTTCCCTATCTTATAAAACCGTCTAAAAAAATCAAAAAAGTAACCTATTATCCCAGTATTGATAAGCTTCAGGTACTGGTAGACGGCAATCTGGTAATTCATGACATGTGGCAGAACAACAAGCTGCAGGTATTTTCCCCAGATGGGAAAGAGCTGGATAATATATCTGCCGACACCTTGAAAAACTTTACAGTAAAAGACAATACTATTATTGCAATAGAGGCATCCGGTTCCGGTATCTTCCTTTACGATACCCAAACAAAGAATAAAACAAAGACCTATGATTATACATACAACGATAATGGTGCCGCTTATGTTCTTTTAGAAGATGGTACCTTACTGGTAGGCGATTCCGGCGGTATTCAGCGAATGATAAAGGACGGAACCATGTGGGAAAAAACCGTGGACGGTGCTTTGACTTCTATGAGTATGCCCAGTATCTATATCCAAGGCTTATATGTGGGCGACGAATCCCCGGAAGACTATTACGGAGTTTTCTCCGATTCAGGAAGCAGCTATAAACTTCTTCACTTTAGCTATGATAAGAATGTTCCTGCCGTCCCTTCCAATCAGCTTACCGTATATTCCTTAACGGAGAATAAAACCCTGCGCCAGGCTATCTCCCTGTACCAGGGAGAAAATCCCGATACGCAGATAAATTATGTAGCTGCCATGGGAGATGAAGGCGGAAATAAATCAGACTATATCAAAGCTCTTAATACGGAGCTTTTGGCAGGTAATGGAGCGGACATCATCCTGCTGGACGGATTGCCGGCGGATTCCTATATTGAAAAAGGAGTGTTAGCAGATATCTCCGATGTCATTAAACCCTTATCGGAGAGCGGAGAGATTCTTCCCAATATCGTAAAAGGTTATGAAGTCGATGGAAAAATATATCAAATGCCCCTCCGTTTTTCCGTTCCGGTTATTTACGGCAAAAAGGATGCTATCACTCATCTATCTCATATGAAGGACATCTCGGAATATATAAAGGCTTCTTCCGGTGTTCCTTATACAGGCCCCCTTACCTACCGTCAGCTGACACGTAACTATCTTGCCCTTTATCGGGAGGAATTCTTAACGGCTAACCAGCTGTCCGAAGATAATTTTACTTCCTTTCTTAAAAATCTAAAGGAAATCGCAGAGAATACCGGCTCGGTGGAAACTCTGAAAGACAGCGATGAGAATCAACTTTTCTGGGATTCCAGTAACACCTTTTTTGGAGTTAAAAAAGGTACAATCCAGACTGGTATGACAAATATTATGGATATCACCGGTTCCATGATGCTCTTTGCCCTTTTAAAGGATACTTCCCTGGACTACGGCTCTCTTAACAGCGCTTACATGCCCTCCGGCATAGCAGGATTAAATAAATCCGGCAAACATCAGGAGGCTGCAAAGGCATTTCTTAAATTCCTGTATTCCAAAGAAGTTCAGGATGCCGATCTTTATGAAGGTTTTCCTGTTAATAAAGCTTCTCTTGATAAGTGGTCGGAGGAAGAAAACAAAGATATCACTGCGGCAATGGGCGATAAAGAGGGTAATCAAATTGCTGCTAATTGGCCTGATAAAACAGACCGGCTCCGTTTATATAAAACGTTACAGAGTCTTAACAAACCTCTTAATATAGACGAAGAATTGGACAATATGCTGACAGAGCAAATAATTCCCTACTTAAAAGGTGATATTGACTTAAGTCAGGCAGTATCTGCCGTTAAAACGAAAGTCACCACCTATTTATCAGAGTAA
- a CDS encoding carbohydrate ABC transporter permease, which produces MKTLRLTVKTTGLFLLALVVWIPIIMIVNGSFMGSDELSRNTGPILRDTAAMADWSFLPLYPTLKSYVELLFDSPGFFVMFWNSCLQVIPSLLGQLLTALPAAWAFARFDFKGKKLLFTMYILLMILPFQVTMVSSYLVLFKLHLTGTPLAIILPNLFSAFPVFIMVKFFRDIPKSLIEAAKLDGAGEGYIFFKIGIPLGSSGIFSALLLDFLEYWNAVEQPLTFLSQKKNLWPLSLYLPAISAENAGIAFTASVVTMALSLLLFLYGQRYLEQGIAASGLKG; this is translated from the coding sequence ATGAAAACACTAAGACTTACTGTAAAAACAACAGGTTTATTCCTGCTTGCCCTTGTTGTCTGGATTCCTATTATAATGATAGTAAACGGCTCCTTTATGGGCAGTGACGAACTTTCGAGAAATACCGGTCCGATTTTAAGAGATACTGCCGCAATGGCTGACTGGTCCTTCCTTCCCCTCTACCCTACCTTAAAGTCTTATGTAGAACTGTTATTTGACTCTCCCGGGTTCTTTGTAATGTTTTGGAACTCCTGTCTCCAGGTGATTCCCTCCCTTTTAGGCCAGCTGCTGACTGCCCTCCCTGCAGCCTGGGCCTTTGCCCGATTTGATTTTAAGGGAAAGAAACTGCTTTTTACTATGTATATTTTATTAATGATACTGCCTTTTCAGGTTACTATGGTTTCAAGCTATCTGGTACTGTTCAAGCTTCATTTAACAGGTACCCCCCTTGCCATTATACTGCCCAATCTTTTTTCTGCCTTTCCTGTTTTTATTATGGTGAAATTTTTCCGGGATATCCCAAAATCCCTCATTGAAGCTGCTAAACTGGACGGCGCAGGGGAAGGATACATCTTCTTTAAAATAGGAATCCCCCTTGGTTCCTCTGGGATTTTCTCAGCGCTGCTGCTGGATTTTTTGGAATACTGGAATGCCGTGGAACAGCCCCTTACCTTTTTATCCCAGAAGAAAAATTTATGGCCCCTGTCATTATACCTGCCTGCTATATCCGCTGAAAATGCCGGAATTGCCTTTACGGCATCGGTGGTTACCATGGCGCTGTCATTGCTTTTATTTCTTTATGGGCAGAGATATCTGGAGCAGGGAATTGCCGCCTCCGGCTTAAAAGGCTGA
- a CDS encoding carbohydrate ABC transporter permease — MGDKKSSKKHLLQQKEARKAWLFLLPSLLGITVFVLLPFSDVIRRSFCEAMSQSFTGLSNYRTVLANKAFLLAVKNTARFELLCIPLLLSLSLILALLLYSQQKYAGFFKTTFMIPLAIPAASMVLIWKLLFHEKGLLNVLLLHFGITGSDYMNTDKAFYVLVFSYLWKNTGYDMVLWLSGLNGINPSLYEAADADGAGAWQKFRYITFPLLTPSLFMIGILSFINSFKVYREAYLISGNYPHESIYLLQHLFNNWFTSLDIQKMSAAAVLYVLFFVGLLSVLQLFDRDTE, encoded by the coding sequence ATGGGTGATAAAAAAAGCAGCAAAAAACACCTCCTGCAGCAAAAGGAAGCAAGAAAAGCCTGGCTTTTCCTGCTTCCAAGCCTGCTTGGGATTACTGTTTTTGTACTGCTTCCCTTTTCTGACGTCATTCGCAGGTCTTTTTGCGAAGCGATGAGCCAGAGCTTCACCGGTTTATCCAATTATAGAACCGTACTTGCCAATAAGGCTTTTTTGCTGGCTGTTAAAAATACTGCAAGGTTTGAGCTGCTCTGTATTCCTCTGCTTTTGAGCCTTTCTCTTATACTGGCTCTGCTTTTGTACTCCCAGCAAAAGTATGCCGGTTTTTTTAAGACCACATTTATGATTCCCTTGGCGATACCAGCGGCTTCTATGGTACTTATTTGGAAATTGCTGTTCCATGAAAAGGGCTTGCTGAATGTGCTGCTCCTGCACTTTGGTATAACAGGCAGTGACTATATGAATACCGATAAGGCCTTTTATGTACTGGTGTTCAGCTATCTCTGGAAAAACACCGGTTATGATATGGTATTATGGCTATCCGGTCTAAATGGGATTAATCCTTCTCTTTACGAAGCAGCAGATGCGGACGGTGCGGGAGCCTGGCAGAAATTCCGTTATATCACCTTTCCCCTTCTCACCCCTTCCCTTTTCATGATTGGTATTTTATCTTTTATCAACTCCTTTAAAGTATACCGGGAGGCTTATCTGATATCGGGAAACTACCCCCATGAAAGCATATATCTCCTGCAGCATTTGTTCAATAACTGGTTTACTTCCCTGGATATACAGAAAATGTCCGCAGCTGCCGTCCTCTACGTGCTTTTCTTTGTCGGACTGTTGTCCGTATTACAGCTATTTGACCGGGATACTGAATGA
- a CDS encoding NUDIX hydrolase encodes MQGFNCILVYSEDRSKILFCKRRKEPYLGLYNLVGGKIEKEEDGLHAAYRELYEETGIQGSDITLYHFMDFTYYKDKCCVEVYGGYLKHAVELAEETNPLVWLDSSENFFDSGRFAGEGNIGHMVEYVRKYGL; translated from the coding sequence ATGCAAGGGTTTAATTGTATCTTGGTATATAGTGAAGATAGAAGTAAGATTCTTTTCTGTAAAAGAAGGAAAGAACCTTATTTAGGACTTTATAATCTTGTCGGCGGAAAAATCGAAAAGGAAGAAGACGGCCTTCATGCAGCCTACAGGGAATTATATGAAGAAACCGGTATTCAGGGCAGTGATATTACCCTCTATCATTTTATGGATTTTACTTATTATAAAGATAAATGTTGTGTGGAAGTCTATGGGGGATATCTTAAACATGCGGTAGAGTTAGCGGAAGAAACCAACCCTCTGGTTTGGCTGGACAGCAGTGAGAACTTTTTCGATTCCGGACGGTTTGCCGGAGAAGGGAATATAGGGCATATGGTAGAATATGTAAGAAAGTACGGACTGTAA
- a CDS encoding biotin/lipoyl-binding protein, with amino-acid sequence MEKQLKRLIIGFFIAMLTFTIVSRAAASVMVAKVSVASVSDSRLSYDVSGTGTVKGSSGKYILLQNNCRIAKVEKNVGDTVKKGDVLFRYDLPNLKAQLETLNGELQKLKLQYEKSSLSTVTDNGNLDLQTALLQQSNAKEDLKEAEVALSDIKKTSKKKKLEEYNASKDELADMKAEKDTALKSFQRALKDSADSLAALEEPQMTLNGLLSDYKEAIISRQEETITVRINNIFDFYYQKKYKEHKKEVESAQTNLKRAKEDLADIIRKWDAAINYWDQYSDDPATKKNYVIQIASRNSEVQNGNRAVEDAQSKLNELTDEDTKLNNALQNYRNDLQTNNTQKADGSYQLLYQLILEKLDIKDETLLSAKTKIERAKEDLEDQENEWNEKIAKAQKKADLLSGDLKAMEMGLYDYGNEQREGENAVEAAKRALKTAELSLEKVRTENGIKQENKEQEEKGEAIDLAGLKLDIDKKEAEIHSITAIINKKGYITSPVNGVVSQSGLKYGMLVSENVSFIISTGGYELSMTANEKEMKYFVSGDEVKIRKYNSNTPLTSTLESIGLPDNNGRVTFTALLPEGNYKEGESLGFQLTKTSEEYNKCIPISAIRQGSDNSTYVLLVKERDSVLGKETEAFKINVTVLDKDKNTAAIDASISEKDSIITDSNKFVEEGDRVRLNETE; translated from the coding sequence ATGGAAAAACAATTAAAAAGATTGATAATTGGATTTTTTATAGCAATGCTCACCTTCACAATCGTATCAAGAGCTGCCGCATCTGTTATGGTTGCTAAAGTAAGTGTTGCCTCTGTAAGTGATAGCCGCTTATCCTATGATGTATCCGGAACAGGAACTGTAAAGGGAAGTTCCGGTAAATATATACTTCTTCAAAATAACTGCCGCATAGCAAAGGTTGAAAAAAATGTCGGAGACACAGTAAAAAAGGGTGATGTATTATTTCGTTATGACCTTCCAAATCTAAAAGCCCAACTAGAAACTTTAAATGGGGAATTGCAAAAACTTAAACTCCAATATGAAAAGAGCAGTCTAAGTACAGTAACCGACAATGGTAACCTCGACTTACAAACTGCACTATTACAACAAAGTAATGCGAAAGAAGATTTAAAAGAAGCAGAAGTTGCTCTAAGTGACATCAAGAAAACTTCCAAAAAGAAAAAGCTGGAAGAATACAATGCCAGTAAAGATGAACTGGCAGATATGAAAGCCGAAAAAGATACGGCTTTGAAGTCCTTTCAGAGAGCTTTAAAGGACTCTGCCGACTCTCTGGCAGCCCTTGAGGAGCCCCAGATGACATTAAACGGACTCTTAAGCGACTATAAAGAAGCTATTATAAGCCGCCAGGAGGAAACCATTACTGTTCGTATTAACAATATTTTTGATTTTTACTATCAAAAAAAATACAAAGAACACAAAAAGGAAGTAGAAAGTGCCCAAACCAATCTTAAACGAGCGAAAGAGGATCTGGCGGATATTATCCGCAAATGGGATGCGGCGATCAATTATTGGGATCAATACTCCGATGACCCCGCTACGAAAAAGAACTATGTAATACAAATTGCTTCCAGAAATTCAGAAGTTCAAAATGGAAATCGTGCCGTAGAAGATGCCCAGAGCAAATTGAACGAACTGACAGACGAGGATACAAAACTTAATAATGCCCTGCAAAACTACCGGAACGATCTGCAGACGAATAACACCCAAAAAGCAGATGGTTCCTATCAATTGCTTTACCAGCTTATCCTTGAAAAACTGGATATCAAAGACGAGACCCTTCTCTCTGCAAAGACGAAAATTGAAAGAGCAAAAGAAGATCTAGAAGATCAGGAAAATGAATGGAATGAAAAAATAGCAAAAGCCCAAAAGAAAGCAGACCTCCTATCCGGTGATCTAAAAGCAATGGAAATGGGATTATATGATTACGGCAACGAACAAAGAGAGGGAGAAAATGCGGTAGAGGCAGCGAAAAGAGCTCTGAAGACAGCCGAGCTTTCCCTGGAAAAAGTGAGAACCGAGAATGGTATTAAGCAGGAAAATAAAGAACAGGAAGAAAAAGGTGAAGCGATAGACCTGGCAGGTCTTAAGCTGGATATTGATAAAAAGGAAGCAGAAATCCATAGCATAACCGCAATTATAAATAAAAAAGGTTACATAACCTCTCCTGTGAACGGAGTTGTCAGCCAATCAGGCTTAAAATATGGAATGCTGGTATCAGAAAATGTAAGCTTTATCATCTCCACCGGAGGATATGAGCTTTCCATGACGGCAAATGAAAAAGAAATGAAATATTTTGTTTCAGGAGACGAGGTAAAAATCAGGAAATATAACAGCAATACCCCTCTAACCTCAACCCTTGAATCAATCGGACTCCCTGATAATAACGGCCGGGTCACATTTACAGCCCTTCTTCCGGAAGGGAACTATAAGGAGGGTGAAAGCCTGGGTTTTCAGCTTACTAAGACTTCGGAGGAGTATAACAAATGCATTCCCATTAGTGCTATCCGGCAGGGTTCTGATAACAGCACTTATGTACTGCTGGTTAAAGAAAGGGACAGTGTTCTTGGAAAAGAAACCGAAGCCTTTAAGATAAATGTCACAGTCCTGGATAAGGATAAGAATACAGCCGCCATAGACGCTTCTATCTCTGAAAAGGACTCTATTATAACAGATAGCAATAAATTCGTTGAGGAAGGGGATCGGGTGAGATTGAATGAAACGGAATAA
- a CDS encoding phospho-sugar mutase yields the protein MNDYKKEYEKWLTVPTLDADLKKELEEIGNKEEDIKDRFYCDLSFGTAGLRGILGAGTNRMNRYVVGRATKALGLVIQKQGKEFAAKGVAIAHDCRIMSPEFAKMCALILNSMGIPVYLFDSLRPTPELSYAVRYYHCAAGINITASHNPKIYNGYKVYWEEGSQIKSDIANQVLEEIGNLDLFEENISLKEEEAVAKGLLHIVNKEVDESFYEKTMSISLRDSEVDKNIGIVYTPLNGAGNIPVRTVLERMGYTNVHIVKEQEMPDGTFPTIAYPNPEDHAAFALSEELALKVGADVLIATDPDCDRLAVEVVQNGKIEALNGNQVGVLIINYLLTSMTEKGTLPNNAAMVKSIVTGEMGSAIAKEYGVKMFNVLTGFKNICALSNEWDNTKEYTYIFGYEESIGYNVGSYLRDKDGVGATLILAEMAGYYKKQGKTLIDVLNELYEKYGYYREDTISIVLEGIEGQERIKRMMVEYRKNNAGSIGSSNLIKVTDYLTSESTNVLTGEKSAVEIEKTDAVEFAFDDGCWYSLRPSGTEPKIKLYIYTKADTAEKAEDKLTEIKTKVLEVLHSIK from the coding sequence ATGAACGATTACAAAAAAGAATATGAAAAATGGCTGACTGTACCCACATTGGATGCTGACTTAAAAAAAGAATTAGAAGAGATAGGAAATAAAGAAGAGGATATCAAGGATAGGTTTTACTGTGATTTATCCTTTGGTACTGCCGGGCTTAGAGGAATTCTTGGAGCAGGCACTAACCGAATGAACCGATATGTAGTAGGAAGAGCTACCAAGGCCCTGGGATTGGTAATTCAAAAACAGGGGAAGGAGTTTGCGGCAAAAGGTGTGGCAATTGCCCATGACTGCCGTATTATGTCCCCGGAATTTGCTAAGATGTGTGCATTGATTTTAAACAGCATGGGTATACCGGTTTATTTATTTGATTCTTTAAGGCCTACACCGGAATTATCCTATGCTGTCCGTTACTATCACTGCGCAGCCGGAATCAACATTACAGCCAGCCATAATCCTAAAATCTATAATGGTTATAAGGTATATTGGGAGGAAGGTTCTCAGATAAAATCAGATATTGCAAATCAAGTGTTGGAGGAAATTGGTAACCTTGACCTTTTTGAGGAGAATATATCTTTAAAAGAAGAGGAAGCAGTTGCCAAAGGACTTCTTCATATTGTAAATAAAGAGGTTGATGAAAGCTTCTATGAGAAGACCATGTCCATCTCTCTTAGAGACAGTGAAGTTGATAAGAATATCGGCATTGTATACACGCCTTTAAATGGTGCCGGAAATATTCCTGTTCGTACCGTATTAGAAAGAATGGGCTATACTAATGTTCATATCGTAAAGGAACAGGAAATGCCCGATGGAACCTTCCCTACCATAGCTTATCCCAATCCGGAAGACCATGCAGCTTTTGCTTTAAGTGAGGAACTGGCACTTAAGGTGGGTGCGGATGTGCTTATTGCTACCGACCCGGATTGTGACAGACTTGCTGTTGAAGTGGTACAGAATGGTAAAATCGAAGCTTTAAACGGCAATCAGGTAGGGGTTCTGATTATCAACTACCTGTTAACTTCTATGACAGAAAAGGGAACCCTTCCTAATAATGCAGCCATGGTAAAATCCATTGTAACCGGTGAGATGGGAAGTGCTATTGCAAAAGAGTACGGAGTTAAGATGTTTAATGTACTTACAGGCTTTAAGAACATCTGCGCACTTTCGAATGAATGGGATAATACCAAGGAATATACTTATATCTTTGGTTATGAAGAAAGTATCGGCTACAATGTCGGCAGTTACCTCAGAGACAAAGACGGAGTCGGTGCAACACTTATCTTAGCAGAAATGGCTGGGTACTATAAAAAACAAGGCAAGACTTTAATTGATGTCCTGAATGAGCTCTATGAGAAATACGGTTACTACCGTGAAGACACCATCTCCATCGTACTGGAAGGCATCGAAGGCCAGGAGAGAATTAAGCGGATGATGGTAGAATATCGTAAGAACAATGCAGGCTCAATTGGAAGTTCCAATCTAATCAAAGTTACAGATTATCTGACCTCGGAGTCTACGAACGTGCTGACCGGTGAGAAGAGTGCTGTTGAGATTGAAAAGACAGATGCGGTAGAGTTCGCTTTTGATGACGGCTGCTGGTATTCCTTGAGGCCCTCCGGAACCGAGCCTAAAATCAAGCTTTATATTTATACCAAAGCAGATACTGCTGAGAAAGCAGAGGATAAATTAACAGAAATCAAGACAAAGGTACTGGAAGTACTGCACAGTATCAAGTAA